The proteins below are encoded in one region of Vibrio sp. ED004:
- the mepA gene encoding penicillin-insensitive murein endopeptidase: MRLFFVLVGTFCSFLVSATTWEKEKTPTVNSTSSIGSYANGCLDGAQALPIDGVGYQIIRPQRGRYYGHTEAIQFIERLGVTTSEQLDTNLLVGDISLPRGGRFSSGHSSHQTGLDIDIWLRLTSERLSVNELAVPNPVSVVDLTNYKLRKSNWTDDHFQVIRYAAKDEKVVRIFVHPVIKQTLCEQENSDADDRAWLGKIRPWWGHHSHFHVRLKCPEGSANCIAQASPPKGDGCGEELASWAPKTIPVPPPKKVAKSKKKKKVKVMPSQCLALISNK, translated from the coding sequence ATGAGGTTATTTTTTGTATTAGTTGGGACTTTTTGTTCTTTTTTAGTGTCTGCAACGACTTGGGAAAAAGAGAAGACTCCCACGGTAAACTCAACTTCATCAATAGGAAGCTATGCCAACGGTTGCCTTGATGGAGCACAGGCCTTGCCAATCGACGGAGTAGGCTATCAGATTATTCGCCCTCAGAGAGGGCGTTATTATGGTCATACAGAGGCTATTCAGTTTATTGAAAGGTTAGGTGTAACTACAAGCGAGCAACTCGACACCAACTTACTGGTAGGAGATATTTCATTGCCCCGTGGCGGGCGCTTTTCATCTGGTCATTCAAGTCATCAAACAGGGCTAGATATCGATATATGGTTAAGACTGACAAGTGAGAGACTTTCAGTGAACGAACTTGCTGTTCCTAATCCTGTGAGTGTCGTTGATCTTACTAACTACAAGCTTCGCAAATCAAATTGGACAGATGATCATTTTCAAGTGATCCGTTACGCCGCGAAAGATGAAAAAGTAGTGCGTATTTTTGTTCACCCCGTGATTAAGCAAACCCTTTGTGAGCAAGAAAACTCTGATGCAGATGATAGAGCTTGGCTCGGGAAAATCAGGCCTTGGTGGGGGCATCATTCTCATTTTCATGTTCGCTTGAAGTGCCCAGAAGGGAGTGCTAACTGCATTGCTCAAGCTAGCCCTCCAAAAGGTGATGGCTGTGGCGAAGAACTTGCAAGTTGGGCTCCGAAAACCATACCTGTACCTCCTCCTAAAAAAGTCGCAAA